Sequence from the Methanobrevibacter arboriphilus genome:
TTTCAAAAAAATCTGGTTCAGCACCAAAAGTTAAATCATTTGATACTTTTGCAAGATCAGAATAAGTTTTTAGATTATATTTATCTGCTATTTCTTTATTAACAGCTATACCATAAGTATTTTCAAATCCATACATTCCCACCCATGACATATTATATTTCTCATTATATTTTGATTTTAACTCGGAATTTTGCTCCTTAGTAAAAGTTCCACCTTCTTTTAAAACTTCCATCCATCCTGTTCCAGTATATTCTGGATATAAGTCAAAATCCCCTTTTTCCATTCCTGGATGAATTGTACTAACTCCTCCTGCAATACCAGTACTTAATTTAACATTAAGATCAGTCTTCTCTTCAATCAATTCCTTTAACATATAACCCAGTATATATTGTTCTGTATAAGGTTTACTAGCAATGTTTATTGTTTCAGAATTACTAGAACCATATAATATTCCCCCTCCTACTAAACCTATGATTAATATAATAGCTACTATTGCTACTGGTTTTTTATTATTTTCATTAATTTTATTTATTTTCTTTAATTTATTTACAAATTTAGAATCATTTTTACCATATTTCGTTATTTTTTCAATTTGGCCTAAAATAAAGTCTACTACGATAGCCAATATAGCTATTAAAATACTTCCTGCTATTGTCATAGCCATGTTATTGGTTGTTATTCCCCGGTAAATAGCTACACCTAATCCTCCAGCCCCTATAAATGCAGCTATACCAGCTAATGCTATAGTCATGACAGCCATTGTTCTAATACCAGCCATTATATGAGGCATTGCTAATGGAATTTTTATTTTATATAACATTTGGAATTTTGTACTTCCCATTCCTTTTGCTGCTTCTAAAATCCCTTTATCAATGTTAGTAATACCTGAATGAGTATTTTTAACCATAGGAAGTAAAGCATAAATTGTAAGAGCTATTATTGCACTAACATCCCCAATACCTGATATTGGAATTAATAATCCAAATAATGCTATTGAAGGTATGGTATAAACAAAGTTAACTACACTTAATATCCATTTATTTTTTTCATATTCACTAACAATAATTCCAATAATCATTCCCACAACAATTGCGATTAAAATAGAAATTAAAGAAAGTTGGATATGTTGAATTAGTAAATCCATGAAAAATTCATAATCTGAAATCAATAAAGAAAAACTCTCTTCTAATAAAATATTTAACAACCCCCACTGTTCATAATATTTTATAAATACCTATGTATTATTTATGCAGCATTATGTAAATATTTTATGATATTTTATTGATATTTTATTAACTATTTATTATTTTAGCCATTTAAAATATAACTATGAAAAATTAGAAAAAATAATTACAGAAACACTAAATAAAAATAATATTCATTGTGCCATTATCAATGATAAATAATTTCGAAACAATTAATAAAGAAAATATTTAAAATATTAATAAATAAATTATAGAATACTGGAAAAAATTATAATAATTAAAAAAGGTGAAAATTATGAAATATATACATATTCCATTAGAAGGAGCATATAATGTTAGAGAATTGGGAGGTTATTCTATAAACAATGGGATCACTTCTTTTAATAGTTTTTTAAGAGGAGATAGTCTTGAAGAAATCACTAATAATGATTTAAAGTTATTAGAAGAATATGGGATAAAAAATATACTGGATTTAAGAGGAGATATTGAAATAGGTGATGAAGTAAAAATAATAAGAGATAATTCAAACTTAGAATATAAACAAATTTCATTATTTGGTGATATTGAAAAGGCTGAATCTGAAGATATAACTAAAATGATTGTTGAAAATCCAGAAGAATTTTTAATAGAAGTATATATAGCTGCACTAAGTGAAGCAAAATCTGCAATGAAAGAAGTATTTAATCATATAGCAAAATGTGAAGGAGGGATACTTTTCCATTGTACTGATGGAAAAGACAGAACAGGAGTTATATCTGCACTTTTATTAGATTTAGCTGGTGTTAAAAAGTCAGACATTATAGCTAACTACCAAGTAACCCATACCTATATAAAAGAAAATCCAAAAGTAATAGAACAAGCAAAACAGTATTCTGAAGGACTAATCTATTCAAAACCAGAATATATTGGGAATTTATTAAAATATCTTGAAAAAAATTATAATAATGCAGAATCATATCTAGAAAACATTGGTGTAAGTAAAGAAAATATAGGAAAAATAAAAGAAAAATTAGTATAAAAAATTAAGGAATATCCAATAAAAACCAAATTATTAAAAAATAGAAAAAAGAAAAAAATAATAAAAAAGGAACATTTAATCTAAATTCCAGAAGTTTTTCTTTTTTAATATTTTAAATTATTTATACAGTTTTATTATCATATTATCCCATTATTTAGTAATTTTATTTGTTAATAAAGAAAATCTAAATCATTTTTAACACATAAGTGGTTAAATTCGGTTGTTAAGTCTTTAAAAAAATATATTATTTTTAATCTTTGTTTTATCCATTATTCAGAACTATACTTTTTTAATAGTTAATTATAGTTCTTTAAATAAATAATTTGGAGTTAAATGTTCATTAAAGGGTTTATGTCTGATTTTTGCTAAACATTATTTAAATGATTCTGCATTTAATGATTATATTTATTGTACAATTATTAACATTCCATTTAGATTAGATACACAGGTTAATCAGATTTGATCTCTTTATAATGGGATTTGGATTCACTTAGAAAAAAAGGACAAACGTCATTCATTTCTTTTAATCTTTAGATTTCTTCTGCATGGTGTTTCAT
This genomic interval carries:
- a CDS encoding glycine betaine ABC transporter substrate-binding protein; translation: MLNILLEESFSLLISDYEFFMDLLIQHIQLSLISILIAIVVGMIIGIIVSEYEKNKWILSVVNFVYTIPSIALFGLLIPISGIGDVSAIIALTIYALLPMVKNTHSGITNIDKGILEAAKGMGSTKFQMLYKIKIPLAMPHIMAGIRTMAVMTIALAGIAAFIGAGGLGVAIYRGITTNNMAMTIAGSILIAILAIVVDFILGQIEKITKYGKNDSKFVNKLKKINKINENNKKPVAIVAIILIIGLVGGGILYGSSNSETINIASKPYTEQYILGYMLKELIEEKTDLNVKLSTGIAGGVSTIHPGMEKGDFDLYPEYTGTGWMEVLKEGGTFTKEQNSELKSKYNEKYNMSWVGMYGFENTYGIAVNKEIADKYNLKTYSDLAKVSNDLTFGAEPDFFERNDGYDAISEKYNFNFKDTKDMDVGLKYNAINDKKIDVVVIYTTDGRLISSNITILKDDLGFFPSYECGNVVRNEVLNEHPELREVLLKLEGLISNEDMAKMNYQVEVEKKDPKDVAHEFLKEKKLVD
- a CDS encoding tyrosine-protein phosphatase, giving the protein MKYIHIPLEGAYNVRELGGYSINNGITSFNSFLRGDSLEEITNNDLKLLEEYGIKNILDLRGDIEIGDEVKIIRDNSNLEYKQISLFGDIEKAESEDITKMIVENPEEFLIEVYIAALSEAKSAMKEVFNHIAKCEGGILFHCTDGKDRTGVISALLLDLAGVKKSDIIANYQVTHTYIKENPKVIEQAKQYSEGLIYSKPEYIGNLLKYLEKNYNNAESYLENIGVSKENIGKIKEKLV